The Daucus carota subsp. sativus chromosome 7, DH1 v3.0, whole genome shotgun sequence genome window below encodes:
- the LOC108194859 gene encoding putative disease resistance protein RGA4, producing MPKDSDIYKDELVQIWMALGFLFPPLGSNMLMEDFGNEYFNILLWNSLLQEVERDAFGNIKRCKMHDLVHDLAQDLSKHHSLTVKAGHDQFNHISQAMYVRVDEGVLDIKPQKNFERVQILFAGTRILADVLPYLKRLTVLVLNADGVTNKLPSSLGKMKYLKHLDISCSRYRLPSYITELYNLQTLRVWDLDELPKKFCNLINLRHLYIENAYSQRRCVFTGIGRLTCIQTLPHFVVSKDKMCLVRQLGGLKNLRGKLELYGLGDIDNMEEASMASLHTKPNIERLKLVWRNKEDVMEKREYNDEDVMEGLKPHTNLLELTIINFMGRKFASWITMMTNLVKVTLRNCKRCEVFPQLGHLPKLREMDINGMDALRVIGSHFYGGLGRGSSEFSESCTTIYPSLTRLILWDLPKLEEWLEPLVNTYNEEQGPVQVFPKLEVLEIVSCSKLRRIPKSCFLSLKELEIKNLDSSKILETMSTKLSSLTNLRLTNISDGDGGCSSSKSNMDSVLEELLKNSSLTLTNLKLDHCQGLTCLTFSLFVALDTLKVVDCPNLTSINVIKELSALNHLISECPNLKEGNWMNSLYSNYKLV from the exons ATGCCAAAAGATTCTGACATTTATAAGGATGAATTGGTACAAATATGGATGGCACTAGGGTTCCTCTTTCCTCCTTTGGGAAGTAACATGCTGATGGAAGATTTTGGCAACGAGTACTTCAACATTTTATTGTGGAATTCATTGTTACAAGAAGTTGAAAGAGATGCATTTGGAAACATCAAACGTTGCAAGATGCATGATTTAGTACATGATCTTGCTCAAGATCTATCTAAACATCATTCTCTAACTGTGAAGGCCGGTCATGATCAATTCAACCATATATCCCAGGCTATGTACGTGAGGGTTGATGAAGGGGTTTTAGATATAAAACCACAGAAAAACTTTGAAAGAGTACAAATATTGTTTGCAGGCACCCGTATCCTTGCCGATGTGTTACCTTACCTCAAACGCTTGACTGTTCTGGTTTTGAACGCTGATGGAGTTACTAATAAGTTGCCAAGTTCATTGGGGAAGATGAAATATCTCAAACATCTGGATATCTCATGTTCCCGCTATAGGTTGCCTAGCTACATCACGGAGCTCTACAACTTGCAGACATTGAGAGTTTGGGATTTAGACGAGCTTCCTAAAAAGTTTTGCAACTTAATCAACTTGAGACATTTGTACATTGAGAATGCATATTCTCAAAGAAGATGTGTGTTTACTGGGATAGGGAGGTTAACCTGTATACAAACGCTGCCTCATTTTGTTGTGAGTAAAGATAAAATGTGCCTCGTTAGACAACTTGGAGGGCTCAAAAACCTTAGGGGTAAACTAGAGCTCTATGGCCTTGGAGACATAGATAACATGGAAGAAGCAAGTATGGCAAGTTTGCATACAAAGCCTAATATTGAGCGTTTAAAGTTAGTCTGGAGGAACAAGGAAGATGTGATGGAAAAAAGAGAATACAACGATGAGGATGTGATGGAAGGACTGAAACCTCACACAAATTTGTTAGAGCTGACGATCATCAATTTTATGGGGAGGAAGTTTGCATCATGGATTACAATGATGACGAACTTGGTGAAAGTCACATTGAGAAATTGCAAAAGATGTGAAGTCTTTCCGCAATTGGGTCACTTGCCTAAGCTGAGGGAGATGGATATAAATGGGATGGATGCACTCAGGGTCATTGGAAGCCATTTCTATGGAGGTCTTGGTAGAGGTAGTAGTGAGTTCAGTGAAAGTTGCACTACAATCTATCCATCATTGACAAGATTGATTCTGTGGGATTTGCCAAAGCTAGAAGAATGGCTAGAACCCTTAGTGAACACATACAATGAAGAGCAAGGTCCTGTTCAAGTATTTCCCAAACTTGAGGTATTGGAAATAGTGAGTTGTTCAAAGCTGAGAAGGATCCCGAAAAGTTGTTTTCTGTCCTTGAAGGAGTTGGAAATCAAAAATTTAGACAGCAGCAAGATACTAGAAACAATGAGCACAAAGCTTAGCTCTCTCACGAACTTACGACTCACAAATATCAGCGACGGAGATGGAGGATGCTCTTCTTCTAAATCAAACATGGACTCAGTATTGGAGGAGCTCTTGAAAAACAGTTCCCTGACTCTGACAAATTTGAAACTAGATCACTGTCAGGGCTTGACATGCCTGACTTTTAGCCTTTTTGTTGCTCTTGACACATTAAAAGTTGTTGATTGCCCTAATCTCACTAGTATTAACGTAATTAAAGAGTTAAGCGCTTTGAACCACCTTATATCTGAGTGTCCTAACTTGAAGGAAGGGAATTGGATGAATTCATTGTATTCCAACTATAAATTG GTATGA
- the LOC108193437 gene encoding putative disease resistance protein RGA4 — protein sequence MADPIGADLASGLLIKLVSLVTEEVIQAWNIHQQLQTMRGRLESIDALLSDAATKKLTMSAVQNWFNKLEAVAHVADALMDELVYEATRRKVEDGHKVRDFFIPSKNTLLYRFKVAHKINSIHASFDKLFKWAGDLGLQPVAHVVSVVQPREIRNTPPFEEESEIFGRDDDVSYLVQTLCKNHHEHDLPVIAIVGMGGQGKTTLARMVYNREEVIKMFPKRMWVTVSHDFDFMRILNEMVESLTSATSVLKNTQGVIYALQKNVKDERFLLVLDDVWNEESGEWEKLRNSLLGVGGARGSTILVTTRKQEVINTMKYCVPYPVKKLSEQDSWALFKQRAYSPRRDSENETFAGLGRSMVERCGGLPLAIKALGGLLHSKKSKQEWQLIKDSEMWKSKDVLPSLRLSYDNLPYSGLKRCFAYFSIFPKDSVIYKDELVHTWMALGFLSPHDDRKALAEDIGNEYFSILLWNSLLQDVERDEYGNITCCKMHDLVHDLALDVSSSYSATAMPSHDFNQLSKAKYVRLKGFKDVKAQKVEAYIDLVQALYADCTVFGLMLLNLKHLRVLVISSSILLEELPKSIGTLKNLKYLDIPSSLSLPNNITRLYNLQTLRVGPLQELPKRFCNLINLRHFVIKRNYVNNNPRTRCMFIGIERLISLQTLPHFVVSRDNNCLVEHLGGLENIRGTLELYGLGDIKSIEEAAKACLGTKSNIERLKLVWSNNENEMEEVEYNDEDVMEGLTPHPNLKELTILDFKGKNIASWIAMMTNLVRITLSDCNRCEEFPPLGHLPKLREMEICRMRDVRVIKSDFHGDVYSGSSEFSNSGPAKLVTTLYPSLTKLSLCDLPKLEEWLEPIMSTGLKDLSALVVFPKLEVLEIMSCSELRRIPSSSLPSLKKLKIRHNSMILETLSNKVSSLTELRLNDISNRDGASSSSQNINALMDKLLKQNSKSLTLLNLNDCPGLTRLTLGVAMQGLRVVNCHDLTSINVFEDSVGLKYLMIGSCPSLLEWTFVQSMRSTLVRLSLSRFSEESDEFPWPAFSSSPISFPNLSKLALIGREKVESIIPEGKLDDRLSSAFPYLTHLNIRDFEGLRALPESIARLPSLEGLHIWNCKNLRSLPTFSESHTLKFLEINGCPVLKERCTKGSGTEWFKIQHIPDIIWDGTRWL from the exons ATGGCTGATCCAATTGGAGCTGATCTTGCTAGTGGACTGCTTATAAAGCTTGTTTCACTTGTAACTGAAGAAGTTATTCAGGCTTGGAATATCCATCAACAACTCCAGACAATGCGCGGAAGGCTGGAATCAATTGACGCTCTCTTGTCTGATGCTGCTACCAAGAAACTAACCATGTCTGCTGTCCAAAACTGGTTCAACAAACTCGAAGCAGTGGCTCATGTAGCTGATGCTCTTATGGATGAACTTGTATACGAAGCTACTCGAAGAAAAGTGGAGGATGGTCATAAGGTAAGAGACTTCTTTATTCCTTCTAAAAACACCTTATTATATCGTTTCAAGGTGGCTCACAAGATCAACTCTATTCATGCTTCTTTTGACAAACTTTTCAAATGGGCTGGAGATCTTGGTCTTCAGCCTGTAGCACATGTAGTTTCAGTTGTGCAACCGAGAGAGATTCGAAACACCCCACCCTTTGAAGAGGAGTCTGAAATATTTGGAAGAGATGATGATGTATCATATTTAGTCCAAACATTGTGCAAAAATCATCATGAACATGATTTACCAGTTATTGCTATTGTCGGTATGGGAGGTCAAGGAAAAACAACTCTTGCTCGTATGGTTTACAATAGGGAGGAAGTAATAAAAATGTTTCCTAAGAGGATGTGGGTTACTGTGTCACATGATTTTGATTTCATGAGGATTTTAAACGAAATGGTCGAATCACTCACTTCAGCCACTTCAGTGTTGAAAAATACTCAAGGAGTGATCTATGCGCTTCAAAAAAATGTTAAGGATGAAAGGTTTTTACTCGTGCTAGATGATGTCTGGAATGAGGAATCAGGGGAGTGGGAGAAGTTGCGAAATTCTTTGCTTGGAGTTGGTGGTGCAAGAGGCAGCACTATTTTGGTGACAACTCGTAAACAAGAAGTCATTAATACCATGAAATATTGTGTTCCTTATCCAGTGAAAAAACTATCAGAGCAAGATAGTTGGGCATTGTTCAAGCAACGAGCATATTCACCCAGAAGAGATTCAGAGAATGAAACATTTGCAGGCTTGGGGAGAAGCATGGTTGAAAGGTGTGGTGGCCTACCTCTGGCAATAAAAGCACTTGGCGGTTTGTTGCATTCAAAGAAGTCTAAGCAGGAATGGCAGTTAATCAAAGATAGTGAAATGTGGAAATCAAAAGATGTATTGCCTTCCTTAAGACTGTCATATGATAATTTACCTTATTCAGGCCTGAAACGATGTTTTgcttatttttctatttttccaaAGGATTCTGTCATCTACAAAGATGAACTAGTACATACATGGATGGCATTAGGATTCCTTTCACCTCATGATGACAGGAAGGCGCTAGCAGAAGACATTGGCAACGAATACTTTAGCATCTTGTTGTGGAATTCTTTGCTACAAGATGTGGAAAGAGATGAATACGGCAACATCACCTGTTGCAAGATGCATGATCTGGTGCATGATCTTGCATTAGATGTGTCAAGTAGTTACTCTGCTACTGCAATGCCAAGTCATGATTTTAATCAGCTATCGAAGGCAAAATATGTAAGACTGAAAGGTTTTAAGGATGTAAAAGCACAAAAAGTTGAGGCATACATAGATTTAGTACAAGCACTGTATGCAGATTGTACTGTATTTGGTCTGATGTTACTCAATCTTAAACACTTGAGAGTACTGGTGATTAGTTCTAGTATACTTCTTGAAGAATTACCAAAGTCTATCGGGACTTTAAAGAACCTTAAATATCTTGATATCCCAAGTTCTCTCAGCTTGCCAAATAACATCACAAGACTCTACAACTTGCAGACTCTGAGAGTTGGGCCTCTACAGGAGCTTCCAAAAAGGTTTTGTAACTTAATTAACTTGAGACACTTTGTTATTAAGAGAAACTATGTGAACAACAATCCTAGAACAAGGTGCATGTTTATTGGTATAGAGAGGTTAATTAGTCTGCAAACTTTGCCTCATTTTGTTGTAAGCAGAGATAATAATTGTCTTGTTGAGCATTTGGGAGGGCTGGAAAATATTAGAGGTACACTGGAGCTTTATGGCCTTGGTGACATAAAAAGTATTGAAGAAGCCGCCAAGGCATGTTTGGGTACAAAGTCTAATATTGAGCGGCTGAAGTTAGTCTGGAGCAACAACGAAAATGAAATGGAAGAAGTAGAATACAACGACGAGGATGTGATGGAAGGATTGACACCTCACCCAAATCTGAAAGAACTGACAATTCTTGATTTTAAGGGGAAGAACATTGCATCATGGATTGCAATGATGACAAACTTAGTTAGAATCACACTGAGTGATTGTAACAGATGTGAAGAATTTCCACCACTCGGCCACCTTCCTAAATTGAGGGAAATGGAGATATGTAGGATGAGAGATGTCAGGGTTATCAAGAGTGACTTTCATGGAGATGTTTACAGTGGCAGTAGTGAGTTCAGTAACAGTGGGCCAGCAAAATTGGTCACAACACTGTATCCATCACTAACAAAACTGAGTTTGTGCGATTTGCCAAAGCTTGAAGAATGGCTAGAACCAATTATGAGTACAGGCCTTAAAGACCTAAGTGCTTTAGTAGTATTTCCTAAACTCGAGGTCTTGGAAATCATGAGTTGTTCAGAGTTGAGAAGGATCCCGAGTAGTAGTCTCCCATCCTTAAAGAAGTTAAAAATTAGACACAACAGCATGATACTAGAAACGCTGAGCAATAAGGTTAGCTCTCTCACAGAGCTACGACTTAATGATATTAGTAACAGAGACGGAGCCTCATCTTCTTCTCAAAATATCAATGCTCTAATGGACAAGCTATTGAAACAAAATTCCAAGTCTTTGACACTTTTAAACCTTAATGACTGTCCGGGCTTGACACGTCTAACACTAGGTGTGGCTATGCAGGGATTGAGAGTGGTTAATTGTCATGATCTAACTAGTATTAATGTATTTGAGGACTCAGTTGGCTTGAAATATCTGATGATTGGAAGTTGTCCCTCTCTTTTAGAGTGGACATTTGTTCAGAGCATGAGGTCCACACTTGTAAGATTGTCATTAAGTCGGTTCTCAGAGGAATCAGATGAGTTTCCATGGCCTGCTTTCTCTTCTTCTCCGATCTCTTTTCCTAATCTATCCAAGCTAGCACTGATTGGGAGAGAAAAGGTAGAGTCAATAATACCCGAAGGAAAACTTGATGATCGTCTCTCCTCGGCCTTCCCTTACTTGACTCATCTAAACATACGTGATTTTGAAGGATTGAGAGCTCTTCCAGAATCAATAGCAAGACTACCATCTCTTGAGGGCTTACATATTTGGAATTGCAAGAATTTGAGGAGTTTGCCAACATTTAGTGAGTCACATACCCTTAAATTCCTGGAGATCAATGGGTGTCCTGTTCTGAAAGAAAGATGTACTAAGGGGAGTGGGACAGAATGGTTCAAGATTCAACATATTCCGGATATTATATG GGACGGAACCAGGTGGCTGTGA